The proteins below are encoded in one region of Pelagibacterium flavum:
- the nirD gene encoding nitrite reductase small subunit NirD produces MTEWIKIGQLSDIPQRGARCLNTPIGKIAVFRTATDDVFAIEDRCPHRGGPLSQGIVHGAQVTCPLHNWVFSLETGEAQGADEGKVQTFALRRDGETLLIDASFALAVAAE; encoded by the coding sequence ATGACCGAGTGGATCAAGATCGGACAGCTTTCCGACATTCCCCAGCGCGGTGCGCGGTGCCTCAATACGCCCATCGGCAAGATCGCCGTATTCCGGACCGCTACCGACGATGTCTTTGCGATCGAGGATCGCTGCCCGCACAGGGGCGGGCCGTTGAGCCAGGGCATCGTTCACGGTGCGCAGGTGACCTGTCCTCTACACAATTGGGTGTTTTCGCTCGAAACCGGCGAGGCGCAGGGCGCCGATGAGGGCAAGGTTCAGACGTTTGCGCTTCGCCGCGATGGTGAAACGCTGCTGATCGACGCAAGCTTTGCGCTTGCTGTCGCTGCGGAGTAG